The window ttattgatcttctgcaattggaatcagtattttatcacgttccagtgattttaaacaattgttttcgtgaacagaaagtttctggaattttcagcaagatcaaataattattatccaagaagatcctataggtttaacttggcacaaacactaattaaaacataaaaaaatctaaccagaggctatatcaaagatttattcctaaacaggagcaaaaagaaaatctaaaataaaattgggttgcctcccaacaagcgctatcgtttaacgcccctagctaggcataaaaacaaggatagatctaggtattgccatctttggttttaggAAAGAAAAGAGCAAACTTGTTATCTATGGCATTAATCTTTCTGTTTTGATAAAGCACATGGCTCTTAATGGTAGAATAAAGATTAAGCACATTAtggaaatttgcatctaagctagccttcatctctttgatagTTTCGTTTTGATAGGAAAGCAAAAGAGAAGTAGATTCGACCTTCtcattcatggggtgcccaaatatggttttcatcttttcataggtatctacggcatccccttcatgaaaaccttcttcaaaaatAGAGTCTAGGACATGCTTAAACGACGAGGGTAAggcaacataaaagctttttaaaTATATTTCAATTTGATATTGAGGTACATAGCTAGCCCGGATTCTTCGtaacctatcccaagcatctttcaaagactcaTCAAGTAGATAACGAAATATTCTGGAATCGTCTTCATCAAAATTTTTCAGACTCTCATTGATGACCCCGGTAGGTTTTTCTATAGCATCATTgtttatgagcttagagaggacagAGGGATTATCCAAGGCACTAAAACTCGGGAGAGAACCCCGAACCCTTTTTGATTCAGACATAACGGCGGCAAACTAAAGGAACACGAGAAAAGAGGGAACGGAAAGAGAGGGTGAAAacaacggcaagggtgaagtgggggagaggaaaacgagaggcaaatggcaaataatctaatgcgagggataagagtttgtgatgggtacttggtatgtcttgacttgtgtgtagactccccgtcaacggcgccagaaatccttcctgctacctcttgagcactgcgttggttttcccttgaagaggaaatggtgatgcagtaaagtagcgtaagtattttcctcattttttgagaaccaaggtatcaatccagtaggagaccacgctcgagtcccacgcacctacacaaacaaataagaacctcgcaaccaacgtgataaaggggttgtcaatcccttcacggtcacttatgagagtgagatctgatagagatgataagataatatttttggtatttttatgataaagactaaaagtaaagaaagcaaaataaacggcgccagatataggttgttgacgggagattaatatgatggaaaatagacccgggggccataggtttcactagtggcttctctcaagatagcataagtattacggtgggtaaacaaattactgtcgagcaattgatagaattgagcatagttatgagaatatctaggtatgatcatgtatataggcatcacatccgtgacaagtagaccgaaacgattctgcatctactactattactccacacatcgaccgctatccaacatgcatctagagtattaagttcataagaacagagtaacgctttaaggaAGATGTCATGATGTAgggggataaactcatgcaatatgatataaaccccatctttttgtcCTCGATGGCAGCAATACAATACTTGTcgcttcccctactgtcactgggatcgagcatcgcaagattgaacccaaagctaagcacttctcccattgcaagaaaggtcaatctagtaggccaaaccaaactgataattcgaagagacttgcaaagataaccaatcatacataaaagaattcagaggagattcaaatattgttcatagataatcttgatcataaacccacaattcatcggatctcgacaaacacaccgcaaaaagaagagttacatcaaatagacctccaagagaaacaaggagaactttgtattgagatccaaagagagaaaagaagccatctagctaataactatggacccgaaggtctgaggtaaactactcacacatcatcggagaggctatggtgttgatgtagaagccctccgtgatcgatgccacCTCCGgtggagcaccggaaaaggccccaagatgggatctcacgggtacagaaggttgcggcggtggaaatagggttttggttccgtgtctgatggtttgggggtacgtatgtatatataggaggaagaggtaggtcggtggagctacgaggggcccacaagggtggagggcgcgcccaggggggtaggcgcgcccccctgcctcgtggcctccttgtttgtttcttgacgtccactccaagtcctctggatcacgtttgttccgaaactcacgtccccgaaggttttattccgtttggactccgtttgatatccctttccttcgaaatactgaaataggcaaaaaacagcaatttgggctgggcctccggttaataggttagtcccaaaaataatataaaagtatataataaagcccattaaacatccaaaacagaatataatatagcatggaacaataaaaaatatagatacgttggagatgtatcactaacaaaatgtgcaagctccagcgatccatctatggactggtgcaagcatctcggagttggaatatacgctttgatgagttgatcaaaacatatagttttatacagacttgcggtgaagcctgtatttacaagagagtgagtgggagcactacaacatttctgataagtatatgtgaatgacatattgttgatcggaagtaatgtagaattttctggaaagcataaaggagtatttgaaaggattttttcaaagaaagacctcggtgaagctgcttacatattgagcatcaagatctatagagatagatcgagacgcttgataagtttttccaatgagtacataccttgacaagattttgaagtagttcaaaatggagcagtcaaagaaagagttcttgcctgtgttgtaaggtgtgaaattgagtaagactcaaagcccgaccacggcagaagatagaaagagaatgaaatgcattccctatgcctcagccataggttctataaagcatgctatgttgtgtaccagatctattgtataccctacactgagtttggcaagggagtacaatagtgatctaggagtagatcactggacagcggtcaaaattatccttagtggaataaggatatgtttctcgattacggaggtgacaaaaggttcgtcataaagggttacgtcgatgcaagttttgacactgatccagatgactctaagtctcaatctggatacatattgaaagtgggagcaattatctagagtagctccgtgcagagcattgttgagatagaaatttgcaaaatacatacggatctgaatatggcagacccgttgactaaaattctctcacaagcaaaacatgatcacaccttagtactctttgggtgttaatcacatggcgatgtgaactaagattactgactctagtaaaccctttgagtgttggtcacatggcgatgtgaactatgggtgttaatcacatggtgatgtgaactattggtgttaaatcacatggcgatgtgaactagattattgaatctagtgcaagtgggagactaaaggaaatatgccctagaggcaataataaagttattatttatttccttatttcacgataaatgtttattattcatgctagaattgtattaaccggaaacttagtacatgtgtggatacatagacaaacagagaaacactagtatgcctctacttgactagctcgttgaatcaaagatggttaagtttcctagccatagacatgagttatcatttcattaacgggatcacatcattagagaatgatctgattgacttgacccattccgttagcttagcatttgatcgtttagtatattgctattgctttcttcatgacttatacatgttcctatgactatgagattatgcaactcccgaataccggaggaacactttgtgtgctaccaaacgtcacaacgtaactaggtgattataaaggtgctctacaggtgtctccgatggtacttgttgagttggcatagatcgagattaggatttgtcactccaattgtcggagaggtatctctgggccctctcggtaatgcacatcactataagccttgcaagcaatgtgactaatgagttagttgcaggatgatgcattacggaacgagtaaagatacttgtcggtaacgagattgaactaggtattgagatactgacgatcgaatctcgggcaagtaacataccgatgacaaagggaacaacgtatgttgttatgcggtttgaccgataaagatcttcgtagaatatgtaggaaccaatatgagcatccaggttccgctattggttattgaccgaagatgagtctcggtcatgcctacatagttctcgaacccatagggtccgcacgcttaacgtttggtgacgatcggtattatgagtttatgtgttttgatgtaccgaagatagttcgcagtcccggatgtgatcacggacatgacaaggagtctccaaatggtcgagacataaagattgatatattggacgagttccgggggtcaccggatatttatcggagtgccggggggttatcggaacccccggggatataatgggccaacatgggccttgtgggagagagaggagagggcctagggctgggcgccccccccccttgggagtctgaattggacaaggaggggggcggcgccccctctttccttcctctctccctctccttcctttccccttcctccttcctagttggactaagaaaggggagtcctactcgcactaggaggaggactcccccctctccttggcgcaccccaaggccggccggcctcccccttgctcctttatatacgggggcggggggcaccctaggacacacaagttgattgtccaagccgtgtgcggtgccccctccaccataatccacctcggtcatatcggcatagttcttaggcgaagccctgcgccggtagcttcatcatcaccatcatcactccgtcgtgctgacgaagctctccctcgaagctctactggatcgtgagttcgtgggccgtcaccaagctgaacgtgtgcagatcgcggaggtgccgtacattcggtactaggatcggtcgatcatgaagacgtacgactacatcaaccgcgttgttataacgcttccgcttacggtctacgagtgtacgtggacaacactctcccctctcgttgctatgcatcaccatgatcttgcgtgtgcgtaggattttttttttgaaattactacgttccccaacaccttgggcatccccaagcttagggagccactccttattctcctcatattgatatctcacgcaaaacttgaaaacttcaatcacacaaaaaacttaacggaacttcatgagatgggttagtatgaatAAGAGCAAACCATTCAATTTGGTACTATCAaatacaagattcataattgGTATCACACAATGCCTAATGTACCTTATCATTTCCATAATTTATTTTTAgcaatataagtcatagaaactagaaaacaggcaaactatgcattgaaagcataatctgtcaaaaaagAACAATTTGAATGATATTAACAATGACAATACTTCCGTaggtccaaaaattctgaaacattatGCGAACATAGGAAATTTGTCTATAAATCATCTctaaaaaatttcagaattttatcacgttccAGTGAATATAAACAATTATGTTACtggaagcaaaagtttctgtttttgcataGAATCAAGTcgactatcatccacactatcccaaaggctttacttggcacttgaTCGAAACTAAACCTATgaaacatgattactatagtagtTTAATCATGTGAACATGCAAAAACAGTACGGTTAAATATTgagttgtctcccaacaagcacttttcttttataccttttaagctaggcatgatgatttcaatgatgctcacataaaactaaagaattgaaacataaagagagcatcatgaatcacatgacaagcacatttaagcctaacccacttcctatgcatagggattttgtgagcaaacaaattatgggagcaagaatcaactagcataggaaggaaaaacaagcatgacttcaaactttcaacacatagagaggaaacttgatattagtgagatatgtaaaagcatatattcctctctcataacaattttcagtagcatcatgaatgagctaaacaatataactatcacatacaacataatattttattactctccacataagctaATTTATTCTCaagaatagtagtgggagcaaactcaatgAAATAACTATAATATGACACTTGATTCACATAATAAAGTTGAGCATTAAAATaatgatgaaaagtttcatggatATCATTACTCTTGATAGCATacatatcatcacaataatcatcataggtagcaacttttttatcatagtcaattgaaacctcttccaaaatagtggattcatcacctaataaagttatgacctctccaagtccactttcataattggtacaacaagattcaacaccctccaaaatagtgggatcattagtacctagagttgacactcttccaaacctactttcatcaatataatcatcataaataggaggcatgctatcatcgtaATAAaatttctcatcaaaacttgggggactaaaaatatcatcttcatcaaacatagcatccccaagcttatggctttgcatatcattagcatcatggttATTCAAAGAATTTataccaacaacattgcaatcatgctcatcattcaaagattttatgccaaacattttattgaattcttcttctatcaattgagcacaattttccaaTCCAACATTTCCAAGAAAGACATGATAAAGACGAATAATATGAGgccacctcaattccatttttttcttttataaaccaaattagtgataaaacaagaaactaaaagattcaattacaagatctaaagatataccttcaaccactcacctccccggcaacggcgccagagaagagcttgatgtctactacgcaactttattcttatagactggtgttgggcctccaagcatagagttttgtaggacagtagcaattttccctcaagtggatgacctaaggtttatcaatccatgggaggcataggatgaagatggtctgtctcaaacaaccctgcaaccaaataaaaaagagtctcttgtgttcccaacacaccaaatacaatggtaaattgtataggtgcactagttcgacgaagagatggtgatacaagtgtagtaatgatagtagatattgatttttgtaatagtaagaataaaaacagcaaggtaacaagtaacaaaagtgagcacaaacggtattgcaatgcttgaaaatgaggcctagggttcatactttcactagtgcaatctctcaacaatgctaatataattggatcatataaccatccctcaatgtgcggtgaagaatcactccaaagttcttatctagcgaagaacataagacgaaattgtttgtagggtacgaaaccacctcaaagttatcctttccgatcaatctatccaatagtgcgtactaaaataacaccaagttatcctttccgatcgatctatctaagagttcgtactaaaataacaccatatgatacacaccaaccaactctaatgtcacctagatactccaatgtcaccgcgagtatccgtgagttgattatacgatatgcatcaaacaatttcagattcataatactcaatccaacacaaagaacatcaaagagtgccccaagatttctaccagagaaacaaggacgaaaatgtgcatcaatccctatgcatagattaccacAATGTCACgtcaggaatccgcgagttgagtgccaaaacatatatcaagtgaatcaatatgataccccattgtcaccacggttattcccagcaagacatacatcaagtgctctcaaatccataaaagtattcaatctgataataacgaaatctcaaagggaaaacttagttcatcacaagaagatagagaggggaaaacaccatatgatccaactatattaacaaagctcgtgatacatcaagatcatgccaaatcaagaacacaaaagagaaaaattaaacacataactactggttaaaaccctcagccctgagggtggactactccctcctcatcatggtggccgctgggatgatgaagatggcctccggtgatgatttccccctccggcagagtgcgaGAACAGGGTACaaattggtttttcgtggctacagaggcttgcggcggcggaacttccgatctagggttatttctgggggtttatatatatataacataatatatatatatatatatatatgattttTCAGCGTTGGAaatcacgcgaagatgggccacaaggggcccacgaggtaccAGGGCGAGCCAGCCCCcacctggcgtgccctggtgccttgtgggacCCTCGTGGCTCTTttggccctcccacgaagcttctagtgcctctttttttccaaaaaattcttcaaaaagtttcgctgcattgggagaactttgatttctggtgaaaacagcgttagtccaggttagttccatttaaatcatataaaattgcacccaaaccatataaaattgttgtcaacatcaatgaatatgatttgtgagtattTACTTATGTTCTTgcggacatgggagaagtcttgtcacAAGTAATCGTGTGAATTTGGTAtccgttcaatattttgatgatatgtatgttgttgcttcctttagtggtgtcatgtgaacatcggcctcatgacacttcaccataattgggcctaagggaaggcattgtagagtaataagtagatgatgggttgctagagtgaaagaagcttaaaccctagtttatgcgttattccgtaaggggctgatttggatccatatgtttcatgctatggttagatttatcttaattgttatttcgtagttgcggatgcttgcgagagggggtaatcataagtgggagacttgttcaagtaagaacaacacccaagcaccggttcacccgcatatcaaattatcaaagtagctaatgtgaatcaaacaaacatgatgaaagtgactggatggtgattcccatgtgtcctcgagaacaccttgcttactataagagaccgATCCAGCTTATCCTTTGCTAtgaaaaggattgggctaccttgctgcacccTTGTTAcaattgttacttgttgctcattacaCTACAAAAagcacttccgtgatgatacgtcacgtttcttgtcatgcatttacatctatgacaattttatgacagaatcaagatagtcatacctgtgatgtCGTGGAAGTGTTCAATGACTATACTGAAATTATCATCAcaaaagtgtccacttccatgacaataaaagtcgcgtcatggaagtgtttcATCAGGGGTAGCCGACATCCACCGTCATGGGTctccgttaagctatcgggtctggttttggatccgataacccactAACAGCTTggaccaatggcgattttccacgtgtaaattTCACATTCACCGGAGGATCCACGTGCCAGCTCaacattgggacagatgtcatccatacAATGGATGGaacgcgcctatgatacgtcgacacgtggcacggcccaagaGTTGCCCATTTAAGGTAAAAAGGTCGGCCAAGCCAAAGGCCGACAAGATTTTGTCAGACACTAGTGGGTCGGCTtgttaacagcctgccatgttttaggtaaaattatggcccatatcagatgtGAGAGATTATTATGAATTAAGGgtttatttaaggtggctactttaatacacatctgggtggattgtttgtgggcacttggggaatccagtgttgtccaaggagatcccggggaatccgtgtgatcatcctatggtttgccatccaggctcaaagggatcataagattatttaGGCTAGatactttcgtgtgcagccacaagccattatgggctctggcatagttgagtatgttgtgtgacctctttcagtggtaaactaacagatgtaggggatgtaggtggtacagtttacccgtcgaaagagttaatgcttctaaaagactgtgtctcggtcatccgtttctcaaacattatgtagtgcgagaaattcaacggaggagatcgaatcttgtggggaaaagtgcgcaaacctctgcagagtgtataaactaatcatggtaagccgtgtccccggttatggacatcttgagtatctggttcttgaattattatgatgatctcatcactttacttaaataatttgttgggttattgattattaatcaggattgagatggggtttccattctcgttttcaacaaactttgtagcaaaataaaatttattcctttgcagtagggaaaattggctttatgcaaaaaaataaccatagagcctccaccagccatatatgcgtGTAGATATAGCTGTTaccttgttcattgctctacagtgttattttgctagcatattccatgtgctgacccatttcgggctgcaacgtattatgttgcagacttttcagatgaagagtaaggtgcgctaggtcgttgtcgtgcactcagctatgccgttggagttgatggactcgtttaccttcgatgcttccgcagttatcttatttatttggccttaagccatattattgtaataagttctcttttgagacattcgatgtaataagtgtgtgattgcactctgttataaatccttcaagtactgtgtgtgtcagcattaccgatccagggatgacacttatccacagagatttgaccgtttgaggtcagATCGCTACATAGTGTGAATGCTCGTATCAGTAGATTGTATCAATATTGAGAGATCATGGGCCCACGATTTCGGACAGAGAGAGCAGTTGAGTCTTGGGTTGGGGATCGTGGACTAGGGTTTCAGGACATTTTTGCAAAAAAATGCTGATTAGTCCAGAAGCGGGCGGCTAAATGCAAATATTCATTGTGTTGGATACAAAGTGCATGATTTAGATCGCCTGGTGGAGAATGGAAAGGATACACGGATACACGAAATGGATGGATGCACTAGATATGTTGCCGTAAAGATGCATGACATGCATATGTATTGCTTGATGAGTCCCACTAGTGGTAGCTTGCGTTGAGGAGAAAAAAATCATTGTATATGGCCCTGCCTACTTTTTTTCATGGGGCATCTTTATCCATATGCCATCATAGTTGGAAGATACACGGGCATGTATAATGAAGGTGAACAGTTTTATTCAGAACATGAGAGTGATTAACAACCCACACTCAAAAAAAACAAGGATAAAACATTGTGATGTAGAACTATCACATTATTAAGCACCATGCATGACACAGAGGCATCCATAAAGTTCATACTTCCATAGTACCTAGTTGcggccgctgccgctgccgcttAGATGGTAGCGGTAATCAGAATCTGAACACGTCCATCTCCTCAAACTTTTCCCTCGGCCTTGGCAACCCTCCGTAGTGAGCTCTCTACCACAGTCGCCGGAACGGTCTTGGGCATGGCGAAGGAGAACTTTGATGCCGGCAGGTTCACCCTATACTCCGGGTTCTCCTGGAGGAACTTCTCCACGTCGCCGCCGGACCGCACGCGCTTCCCGTTGGGCAGCAAGTAGTAGGTGTCCATCTTGGACAGGTCACGCCGCATGATCACCAGCCGCTCCGTCACAGGTGGCGGGCACGGGATGCCTGCCTTATCCATGACCCAGATGCAGCTGCTGTCGAACGGAATGTCCTCTAGCTCTCGCGGATCGTCTCGAACTCCTTTTTCGTTGGGATCTTGCGCCATTTCTCACATTTGTAGCATTGGACCGTGTGCATGCCGATGGAGTCCTCCAAACCTTTCTTAGTCTGTGAAATCATCAAAAATTAGTTTAAGGTGGCACATGTACTAGTAGTTGGTTGTATCAGGTAAGACAAACAGATTATATGAAGTACCAAATTGAATGTACATGGTTAGGACATCAGAAGAATTATCTAATGAAGTAAGAATATGAATGAAGTGAGAATggaaaaacaagaaaaaagaaTATGAATGAAGTGAGAATATGAATGTACATGGTTATGAAATCTAAAGAatgaaaaaacaagaaaaaaatgcTAAGCACGCATAGAATTTTCTCAAGTTCCATATCGCTTACTTTCTGACAGTCCTCCCGTACTCTATCCATTATCCTAATCATAAGGTTCATTAGGAAACAAACAAGATTTGCTTGCAATAGCTTGGTGTTTGAACGAATTAAATTTTTAATGACATGTTTTTTATAGTATCATAAATTGAACCACATATAATTTTTTACTCCCTCCATTTAA is drawn from Aegilops tauschii subsp. strangulata cultivar AL8/78 chromosome 1, Aet v6.0, whole genome shotgun sequence and contains these coding sequences:
- the LOC109774060 gene encoding methyl-CpG-binding domain-containing protein 4, yielding MAQDPNEKGVRDDPRELEDIPFDSSCIWVMDKAGIPCPPPVTERLVIMRRDLSKMDTYYLLPNGKRVRSGGDVEKFLQENPEYRVNLPASKFSFAMPKTVPATVVESSLRRVAKAEGKV